The Leptospira stimsonii genome includes the window GATAAAAAAAGATCCGAACTCGATTCGAGAGAAAAGTTTCGTTTAAAAAACCAGCTTCGAGAAGAAATGAAACGGATGAATTTCAGTGAATCGATTTCCTCCGAACTTTCCAATTTTATAATCGAAAATCAGATAGGAGAAGAAAGAAAATATATCTATAAAGTGATCATGGGCGACGACGATCGAGGTTATCTAATGCTGAAGAACGCGACCCATATCAATCGAAACATCAAAAATATCCGTTATGCGATTCGAAACGTAGTTCGAATCGTCAAAGCTTTGAAGTCGTATTCTCACTTGGATCAGTCCAAGACATTGTCTCCGGCAAATATAGTCGAAGGTTTGGATACGACGTTGGTAATTCTTCACAATCAGGTAAAATATGGAATCGAGGTAGTTCGTAATTTTTCCGAGATTCCTATGGTTATCTGCAATCAGGACGAGCTAAATCAAGTTTGGACAAATCTCATTCAAAATGCCGTACAAGCTCTGAAAGGAAAGGGAAAGATCGAGATCTCCGTATTTCCATCCGGCGATCGGGTGATCGTTCAGATCGAAGATAACGGGCCGGGGATTCCTCAAAAGATCCAAGATCGAATTTGGGATCCGTTCTTTACAACGAAGGATCAAGGAGAGGGAACGGGACTTGGACTCGGAATCGTAAAAGGAATCGTGGAAAAACACAAGGGTAGAATCACCCTGACTTCCGTACCAGGGAAAACGACTTTCCGAGTGGAACTACCTGTGAACCCTGAACTCGTCTCGACCTAAAAATTCGAACCGACTTATTTCAATTTTAAATTCAGAACAGACGAACGTGAAAAAAGAAAAAGAAATTCAAGAGACATCTTTTTTTAAGGAAGTCTATAAACTTGTAAAAAAAGTTCCCAAAGGAAAAGTAACATCTTATGGAAGAATCGCGGCGCTATTGGGAAAACCCAGAGCTTCCCGCGCAGTAGGTTATGCGCTCAACGCCTTATCCAAAACGCAGGAACAAAAAGTTCCTTGGCAAAGGGTAATCAATAGTCAGGGAAAAATTTCCTTTCGAGGAGATACGGGTCGTTCCATTCTCCAAAAAAAGATATTAGAGGACGAAGGGGTTAAATTCTCCGTAAACGAAACGGTAGACTTCCATTTATATGGTTGGCCGAATCTAATTCTAAATTCCGCTCCTCGCAAAAAAAGAAAATAAAGTTTCCTTGTTTCTTACTTCGCCTGAAGTGATCAAAGAATATATCTTCTATGAACAATAAGCCAGTAACTCTTACAATCGCCGGATCTGATTCGGGAGGTGGTGCCGGAATTCAAGCCGACCTCAAAACGTTTACCGCGCTGGGAACGTTCGGAACATCGGCGATCACTTGTTTAACCGCCCAAAATCCTTCGGGTGTAACGGGTATTTTAGAAGTCGACGTAGACTTTTTGGAAAAACAAATCTCTGCAGTTATGGATTATTTTCCGGTAAAAGCAATCAAAACCGGAATGCTATTTTCCACGTCTATCATAGAACGTACACATTCACTTTTGTCGGCGCGAAAAAAGAGCGCACCGTTCTTCTTAGTCATCGACCCTGTGATGGTCGCTACAAGCGGGGCAAAACTTCTACAGGATTCTGCAATAGATGCACTGTTGAATCGTTTGATTCCCCTCGCGGAGCTTATCACTCCGAACTTGGATGAAGCCGAAATTCTCTGCGGAAAAAAAATCAAAAGCAGTTCTGAAATGACCGATTTGGCGAAAGACATCTTTGAAAAATTTGGCGTTCCGGTCCTTTTAAAAGGGGGACATCTGCAAAACGAAAAGATGGCGTTGGACATTCTGTATGACGGAAAAGAAATTTATAAATTCGAAAAACCTTTTGTGACCGGTTTTTATCCGCATGGGACGGGTTGCACCTATTCTTCGGCGATCACTTCGTACTTAGCGCTTGGAAATTCTTTGGTGGAAGCCGTTGGAAATGCGAAGGAATACCTCCACGCGGCGATCGAACATGCTTACACCGCAGGGAAGGATAAGACCCTGAATCACACACCGACGATTTAGTACGAATTCGGTTTATTTTACTTCGCTTAACAACTTTTCTTTTACTAAGTTTTCAAGAATCGTAAGCGGTAAGGAACCGCTGTCTAAAACGACAGAGTGAAATTCACGAATATCGAACCGTTCTTTTTTCGTGGCTCGAACCTTTTCTCTGAGTTCCAAAATTTTCAACATTCCCAATTTGTAAGAACAAGCTTGTCCGGGATAAACGATATACCGTTCAATTTCTGCGGTTACGTCCTTTGGCGCCATACCTGTATTTTCCATCATATAGGAAATCGCCTCTTCCCTGGTCCAACGTTTGTAATGGATTCCGGTATCCACGACCAAACGAACCGCACGGAAAAGTTCCGCTTGTAATCTTCCCAAATCGGAATAAGGATCTTCAAAGAAATGATACTCTTTTGCCAATCGTTCCGCATACAAAGCCCAACCTTCGACGTAGGCAGTAAACGTAATCGTATTCCTAAAACGAGGAAGACCTTTTAGCTCTTGCATGATCGCGATCTGCAGATGATGACCTGGAATCGCTTCGTGATACGTTAGGGTTCTCATTCCGAACTTCGGGATCTCTTTTGTGTCCCTGAGATTCGCGTAGAAGATTCCCGGCCGAGAGCCATCGAGAGCAGGTTCGTCATAGTAGGCTCCTGGAGCCGTCTTCTCCTTAAAAACGGGAATTCTTTCCACTTCGACTTTCCCTACCGGCATTCGCAAAAAAAGCGGCCTCGTTTTTTCTTTCGAGTCTTTTAGAATTTTCTTATATTCTTCTAAAGCTTGAAGTTTTCCTTCTTCCGTATCGGGAAACAAAAACTGGGCTTCTTTTCGAAGTCCCGCCATCGCTACAGGAATCGGTTGATTCTTACCAAGTCCTTTGAGAATCGCCTTCATCTCCGTCTGAATTCTTTCAACTTCACTCAGACCGAGATCGTGGATCTCCTGCGGACTCAATTCGGTAGTCGTATGCTTTTTTAGTTCATGAGAATAATATCGGTCCCCGTCAGGAAGTTTCCAAACTCCCGCTCTCGAATCCGCTCGTTTTCTTTGATCGTTGAATAAATTCAGAAGTTTTGAATACGACGGAAATATCTGAGTAACTACCGAATTCTGAACTTGAATGAGATAGAGATCTTGTTTCTCTTTGGGAATGGATTCGATCTTTCTTAGTTTTTTTTCGAAGGCGACGTAAAGAATATTCTCTCTTGCAGAGACGGAAATAAAGCCCGAAACCTCGGAGATCAAACGATCCAAAATAAAATCCGGAGGAAGAATTCGGTTTTTATCTCTGAGCAAAATCCCCGCTATCAGTTGATCGATTTTTTTAGGAACGAGCGCTAATCTCGCGATATAATTTTCCACGTCTTTCGTTGATTTTAACGGGTGTTGAGTCGCCAGAAACGTCGGGAGCTGACTTTGAACGCCGAACAACTGATTGGCGGGATAATCGTGAAACAAAAATCGTTCACCGTCGATTCGAAGTCGCAAAGACCATTCTAA containing:
- the thiD gene encoding bifunctional hydroxymethylpyrimidine kinase/phosphomethylpyrimidine kinase, with product MNNKPVTLTIAGSDSGGGAGIQADLKTFTALGTFGTSAITCLTAQNPSGVTGILEVDVDFLEKQISAVMDYFPVKAIKTGMLFSTSIIERTHSLLSARKKSAPFFLVIDPVMVATSGAKLLQDSAIDALLNRLIPLAELITPNLDEAEILCGKKIKSSSEMTDLAKDIFEKFGVPVLLKGGHLQNEKMALDILYDGKEIYKFEKPFVTGFYPHGTGCTYSSAITSYLALGNSLVEAVGNAKEYLHAAIEHAYTAGKDKTLNHTPTI
- a CDS encoding DUF885 domain-containing protein; the encoded protein is MFSITARKRILFGFLILLFLFSTLVLHTILFKPITLGLFYEKVFWESVLDDPEYLTSLGVLNNFGIDGYQKKLTDISIEKQKQDLEKAKKNLEVLLSYGKEGLTDQELLSFEILEWSLRLRIDGERFLFHDYPANQLFGVQSQLPTFLATQHPLKSTKDVENYIARLALVPKKIDQLIAGILLRDKNRILPPDFILDRLISEVSGFISVSARENILYVAFEKKLRKIESIPKEKQDLYLIQVQNSVVTQIFPSYSKLLNLFNDQRKRADSRAGVWKLPDGDRYYSHELKKHTTTELSPQEIHDLGLSEVERIQTEMKAILKGLGKNQPIPVAMAGLRKEAQFLFPDTEEGKLQALEEYKKILKDSKEKTRPLFLRMPVGKVEVERIPVFKEKTAPGAYYDEPALDGSRPGIFYANLRDTKEIPKFGMRTLTYHEAIPGHHLQIAIMQELKGLPRFRNTITFTAYVEGWALYAERLAKEYHFFEDPYSDLGRLQAELFRAVRLVVDTGIHYKRWTREEAISYMMENTGMAPKDVTAEIERYIVYPGQACSYKLGMLKILELREKVRATKKERFDIREFHSVVLDSGSLPLTILENLVKEKLLSEVK
- a CDS encoding MGMT family protein — encoded protein: MKKEKEIQETSFFKEVYKLVKKVPKGKVTSYGRIAALLGKPRASRAVGYALNALSKTQEQKVPWQRVINSQGKISFRGDTGRSILQKKILEDEGVKFSVNETVDFHLYGWPNLILNSAPRKKRK